GTGTCAGGAACATTGGCCCCTCATGATTCGGTGGTTGTGGTTGGTGATTGCGCACTCAGCCTGGAGCGCGGCGTAGGCGGTCTTGTCGAGGTAGTCATCTTCGGTGAATTGACCGGCACGACTCCGGGCATCCTTCAGGTACTGCATGAACAACCAGCCGTCCTCTTCGGTCAGCTTGTGGCCAGTCATGGCGTTGAAGGTTGCAACGGTGCGGGCCATTGATCGTTCCTGACCAGCTCCATCACGCTGTTTGCCGCGCTCATCAATGACGTCAGCGGCTTTACGCAGGATGTCACCTGCAAACGGTTTTACTTCTCCGGTGTCCATAACTTCACCTCCTTGGCGTGGAAGTCATAATCATTGGCCTGGAGTATCCGAGCCACCCTCGCTTGACGCAGGGCTTCCTCCTCACACAGACCTTGTTTGTTGAACAGAGAGACCACGACGTCCCAGAGGTCATCGGCTTCATCGGTTGTCCAGCGGGTTTCAATCTCGCCTTTCCGCTTGCCTGACTTGAGTTCGTGGGCGTAGGAGACCACCTTGGAGACCTCTGTTAGGTGCTTCTCAGCGATTACAGGCCCTATGCCTGGGCATCCGTCGTAACCGTCAGTCGCATCTCCCATCAGGGTCTGGAACATGTGCCAGTAGTCAGCCTCCTCTTTGGAGACCTCCCACGGCTGGTAGTCTTTCTGTGGGTTGAACAACCAACCCGGAATGGTCTTCATGTCCTTGTCGATGGACACAATGATTTTCTTCGCCCCTGGCTTGTAGCCGTCCCATGTGGACAGGATTCCCATGACGTCGTCAGCCTCCAGTCCGGGGCGCATGAATGACTCATACTTCTCGGCTAGAGCTTCTTTCAGGGGTCTCAGGGCAAGTGGCTTGCGGCCACCTTTACGTGATTGCTTGTAGGTAGGCAGGACATCGTGACGCCAGTAACGACCAGCAGGGTCAGACCAACAGAAGACAATGGTGTCAGCGTTCAGCTGCTTCTTTAGGTCTTCCATCCGTCTGACCGCGTGGTCAAAGGCATCCTCGAAGAACGAGTGGAGCGTCCAGAGGCCATCACCCCAGTCGATTTCTTGCTCGACTACAGATGCGGCCTCGAATGCAAAGATGTCGCCATCCATAAGCAGGATGGTTTCACTCATTAGTGGGTCTCTTTCCAGGAGTCACCTACAGCGAACTCGCAGTCCAGCGGACAGCGGAACGTGAAGTACTCCTCAGTTATTTTGATGGCTTCCTTGACGACTTCACCCAGAGCTTTGGCTACGTGCTCACCACGGAATGCAATCTGCACTTCATCGTGAACCCAGGCACAGAACGCATAGTCACCGTCCCAGCCATGCTTGAAGCCGCGCTCCTGCATTAGCCGGTCGATTTCCACCACCCACTTCTTGCAGACCAGCGCACCAGCCCCCTGAAGCAGGAAGTTCAGTGCCGCATGGGCTGACCGGACGTAGATGAGGCGACCGTCCAGACCGAACAGATGTCCACGTTCAGCCGCAGCTTTGACGGCGTCACGGAGATTCCTGATGGCAGGAGTGTTGTCGAGGAACTTGCGTTTGATCTTACGGCCAGCCTTGACCTTCTCTTCGGGCGTACCCTCAGGGCAGACAATGGCTCCAATAAGTTCATCCCCTGCCCCATAGAGGAAGGCGTAGATAAACGTCTTGGCGAGGTCACGGGTTGCGAGACCAGCGGCCATCTGGTTGGCGGTGTGGATGTCACCTTCCAGAAGTTCACGGATGTAGGCACCACCGTCGAAGGTGGCCATGAAGTGTCCGAGGCACCGGAGTTCCAGACCTGAGGCGTCAGAGCCAAAGAGCTTCCAGCCAGGAGGAACGGTGAATAGCTCCCGGCACTGCGGGCCGTATTCCACCTTACCGCTGGGAACCTGGGCGACGTTGGGTCTGGAGTGTGTGGCCCGACCTGTGGCTGCACCACCGGTATTCACTGACCCATGGATAAAGCCTTCTGGAGTCACACACTTAGTCCAGGCCTGCTCACCGTCTGCCAGTTGTGATAGTCGTTTCACAACCATGAAGTAACGGGTCAGAGCCTTGGCTTCCGGGTACGGGAGGTCACCCAGAACTTCCTCATCAATCTTGGGTTGGCCACCGTCAGTGAAGACTGTAGGCACCCAGTTGTAGAGGTCTTTCAGACGCTTTGCGATGTGCTGACGTGAGCCTGGGTTGAACTCAACGTACTTGACCTCACAGAACGGGGCGTCAGCCGTTCGGTCAGGCATGTAGGGGTCTTTGTAGCAGATGGTCTTCTTGGGTTTCTTCAGGGCGGTGAACTGATACCAGCACCCGAAGATGTCCTTGAGTTCTCGCTCAATTTGAACCTGTTGGAGGCGAAGCTCCATTTCCAGCCGTTCGGCCTTCTCCACGTCGAAGAAGAAGCCGTTACGCTCCTGTTGTGCCATGACCCAGCAAATTTGGTGTTCAAGCTGGATGGCACGTTCGGAGTAGTTCTTGCTGTCGATTAACTCAAGCAGGTCTAGGGTTACCCAGACGTCCTGCTCACAGTAATCAAGCATGTCCTCGGAGTATGTCTGCCAGTCTGTCTGTTCGGCAAAATCACCTTTCAGACGGTTCAGGCGATAACCCCAGGCTTTCAGGCTGTGGGCACCAAAGAGTTTCGGTGGCAGCATCTGCTTGCCTTCCAGTGTGTTCAGATGCCATGCGATGTCTTTCAGCTTGTTCTGCTGGTAACCATCGGTTTCCATGGACTGCCAATGCTGGAGGTCACCCTGTAGCTGCTCATACTTCCGGTATCTGCGGGTCAGGACTGTGTCCTTGTCACCGATGTTTGGGAAGATGAGGCGGCTGAGTACCAGGGTGTCGATGATGTTGTCACGACGAACCTTCCGGCCAGATAGCTTCTCCAGCGCGGGGTGGTCATACTTGATGCCGTTGTGGAACGCTACGGATGTGGCGCTCTCGATGAGGTCAATGAACTCGGACATCTGGTGTGGGCGGAACTTGTAGACCTTCCGGGAATCCCGGTCGATGGCCACCGCACACCAGAACCTTGAGACCGACTGCAACAGACCATTGGTTTCAATGTCTGCTACGAGCCGCATGTTGTGATTTATTCCTCTGGGTTGTAGACCACTCGAAGGTCGAGGAGATTCATTTCGACTTTCTGGTTGTTGAAGACCTTACGGATGATGTTCGTGCTCACTCCCTGAAGGAATGGCTCAAAGTTCAATTCACCGGCCAACTTGAGGATTTCAGCTTGGGTCAGTTCGATGTGGTCAATCTCTCTGGCCTGTTCAGCAGCCTTAGCCTTCGCTTCAGCCACGCGTTCGGTAATCGTCAGCTCATCTTTCAGTTTCACCTTCAATATCCGTACTCCTCTTGTTCGTTGTGGAACGCACCCATCGTGTACTGAGAGAGCAACCCGGTGTCTGTGTCGTAGCTCAGGCGTATGGTTTCGCCTGTGGCCTGACCCGTGTACCGGTCTTTGAGGATGCGTAGAATCGTGGTCTGGCGTTCCTCCAGGTCATCTGCCTGTTGGTTGCGCTCAAGACCAAACATGAAGTGCGCCCAGAAGCCGATGGCGCGTGAACCCTTGAATTGACGTATGGTTACCCGACCGCCTTCTTCATGGGACGGCCCTCTGTCCGGGGTTGTGAGGTGAGAGATAACGTGGAGGATGATGCCGTAACGCTTAGCCAGAGCGGCCATACGTGCGGTTATATCTTCCAGTACCTCTTTCTCGTCCTTGTCGCCACCAGTGGCCAGAGCCGTAAGGTGGTCGATGTAGAACATGGTGTAGCCTTGGGAGGCCAGGTAGATGATGGCTGGTTCAATCTCGTCCCAGTCAGTGCAACCCCAGGAGTCCCAGATGGTCAGGCGCTCATCCAGACCTGGGTCATCGAGCACAGCGTCCATCTCTTCCTGAGTCCACCCCGAGTCTGGGATGTGGAAACGACGACCAGCAATCTTACCGGCGAACCGTTTGCCCAACTCTGCAGGTGCCATCTCCATGTAGAAAGCGGCAACCTTGTGGCCCAGAACCTTGACGTCATACGCCATGGACTGAGTGAACACGTCGGTCTTACCCACGCCTGTACCGGCACCGAGGAAGTAGACCTCCCCAGGCCTACGGCCATACGTGAGCTTTGTCAGGGTGTCCAAGAACCAGGGGTAACCCCATTCGACCGGCTTACGGACTAACTCCTTGATGTCCTTGAGGGACAGGAGACCAGCGGGCTTGTACTTCTTGGCACCCCAGAATGCGGCCATGAGTTCTTCTACACGGCCTGCCTTGAGCATCTCGTTGGCGTCTTTCAGCGGCAGGTTGATGACCTTGACGGTCTTGTGTAGGAGAAGCTTCGCAGCTTGCTCAACGGCCTGTTGACCTTCCTCATCCATGTCAAACGAGAGGTAAATCTCATCGAAGTTGGCGAGGTAATCCAGGTTATCCGCGATACACTTCTTGGCTGACTTCGCGCCATTCATCAGGCTCACAACGGGGTATTTATTCCCCTGCACCTGACTCCAGGTCAGCATGTCAATCTCACCCTCGGTGATAATCAAACGCTTACCACCGGAGAACAGGTGCATCCCGATCAAGGGCTTCGGCTTAGCCTGACCCAGAGTGATGAAGTCCTTGTTCTGGAACTTCACCTTCTGGGCGACGAGCTTCTGATTCGGCAGTCTGACGTCGCAGACCTGCACTGGTTTACCGTTAAATCGGGCAACCCGGTAGCCAAACTTTTGGCATGTCTCCTGGTTAATGAGCCGAGCTTGAAGGGGTCTGTAATCCCCCATGACTGGCTCGAAGTCTACGGACTGATTAGCCCGCACTTCCCCGCCCTCTGGTGGTTCCCAGTGCTCACAGCCGAAGCAGTAAGCATGGCCATCGGTATACCGAGCGAGGTTGTCCTTGGAGCCACACCCAGGGCATGGCTCATGCTGAAGAAACTCGCTCTCCTGCTCCATGTGTTACACCAGTGTCAGTTGACGTGGCTTACCAATGGCAAGGCGCAGGTTCTGGCAGTAACGCTCAGTCATCTGCGGGAGTTTCTCAGCGATTGTTGACGGCGACCCATGGAACATCAGGTTGTCAATCTTGCGGCGGTAGTACTCAGAGCGGGCCTTGTAGTCCGGGACATACCGCACATAACCGTCACCGATTTCTTCCGCTTTCATGGAAGCACCTGTGTTGTTCAGGTCATAGATTCGGGCAGCAAGGCGTGTGATTCCATAGTGCTGAATTGCTTCCCAGGAGGTGATGCCTCCATTCTTTCGTACATGCTCAACAATGAGTTGACATTGGGTTTTACCCGATGTCGCAACTTGTTGGGTTGAAGCCATAGGTCACCTCCTCAGGTGTTAAACGATGGTGTGAAAAAGGGGTTCTACTTCGGGGTACTGCTCTTGCAGGTAACCGATGAGTCCATTGAGCGCGGCTCTTTGGCCTTCTGTGTACTGATCGTCAGAACCGACGAGCACTACGAAGATTGAATTGGCGTTGTAACGAGGGTCGACGTTGCCGACTTCATCACGGGCACGTATGGCCTTGTAGGTGTTCTTGTTCAGAACGTCGCCATCACGCAGGATGACGTAGTGTGCGCCGATACCATTGACCCCGAGGTCGCGGTACAGACACTCGACGTCCCAGGCGGTCATATCTTCAGAGGCTGAACCCACACTCAGGACAACGATGTTCTCCGTCGTCTCTCTGGTGCGGTACATGGTCTTTGTCTCCTTCTTGGGTGTAAGGGTCTAAGCGGAAGCGGATTGTTTCTGCGCCTTTCTCCACGATGAATTTCTCTACTTCGAGCTTGTAGATGCGGTTGTCGTTGAACAGATACCGTTTCTGCAGGCAGTCGATGAAGGGCTTGAGCGCGTTGTCGAGGTCTGACAGCTTGTTGCTGTAGTAGACCTCTGCGGTCAGTTTCAGCTTGCCTTTCGGTTCGAGCGGAAGGTCGGGCAAGACCCGCAGCATGTGACTTTCGTACATCCTGTAGGCCTTGCTCTTGGTTTTCTTCCCGAGGTAGGACTCATTCGCAGAAAGAGGCTTGAGGCCTGTCTCTACGAATGTGGTCATCAGAACTCGACGTTGCCCCCGGTGTCATCACCAGCGGCAGGAGCCTGACTGGAACCTTCCGGGTTGCTCATGGAAGGAGCGACATAACCCTCTTCCTCTTCAAAGCCGTACTGGGCAGCTGTGCCACCTGTGCCTTCACTCAAGGTGATGACCTGAACAGCTGCTGGTTCCATGCGAAGGCCACACTTCGGGGCCACGTACCATGTGAACAGGCGGCAGGATACTTTCAGTTCACTGCCAGGACGGATAGCGAACTCACCTTTGATCGGCTGACCAGATGCGTCGAAGAATGCGATGTTCTTCTCGAACTTATTGGCACCCGAACCGCCGAAACGCTTCATCTTAATTTTGAAGGTTACGGTGCCGGCGTCTTCGTCAATTTCATAACCCAGTTCTTCCAGCTTCGGTTTCTTACCAGTGGTAGCCTTGGTGACTTCAACGTGACGCTCAAACTCAGCTTCAACGAAGTCGATGAAAGCCTGAGATTCTTCATTCAGTGGGCAGACCAGATTGACCTTGTATTCGCCTTCAGCGTCAAACTTGGTGTCAGCCTTGGTCAGCCACGGGTAGTTAGCCACACCTTTCGGGGTGGTCTTGAACTTGTACTTACTTGCCATTTCGATTTATTCCTGAGGTCGAGACATCCTGACCTGAGAATACCAGTTTCGCGCAGCCAACTCAGCATCTACGCCATGCTCAGACTTAATGAGCGAGAACAAGGTGTCGGGAACGGGCATCTTCTGGTCGAGGAGTTGGTGGTAGAGAGTGATTGAGTTTCTATACATTGGTCACCTCCGGGTGATGATTGGTTAATCCTTTGGGACGACTTTATTGCCGTACCAGTGATATGCCGGAACCACCACCCAGAGGTTTATGGGCGGTAGACTATCGGACAGGACATGCGCCACCAGCGCACTCTGCGTCGAGCAGCTCGTCAAACGAGTTGGCTTCGGAGTCGAGGACGATGGGTTGGAGCTGGGAGGTATAGGCTTCATAGACCTCCTTGGTGACCACTTCCTGGGGTAGGTAGAGGTATCCCAGGTCAGCGGCGGTCTTTGTCGGGTCTGTCCGGTACAGGAAGGAGACGCCCACGTACACGTCCCAGTTGTCCAGCAACCACTTGATGATGGCCGGGACTTCACTCGGGTCGTAACTGATCGTCACGCTGGTGTTCTGTTGCGTCCAGTTCTGTTGCAGGAGCTTGTAACGCTCCAGCTGGCTCACAGCAGACTCCACGTTCACTTCCATACCGTCCACGTTGTCGAACGGCACGTCATCCCAGGACACGGGAAGTGTCGCCAGGACTGCTGACGGGTCGGTCGGGTGGTCAAAGACGCGATAGTTCGCAGCTTTGAGGATTTCAACCAACGGGTCATGCTTCGAGAATGCCACGTTGTTGAAGATGTAGCGCCCAAGCGGTTTGTGGACACCTTCGGTGGTATCCATAACCTTGCTCAGGGTGCCCGAGGGCTTAACACAGGTGACGTTCTTCGGGCGTGGAGTTCCCAGTTCGTCAGCCATGGAGTAGGCAGCAGAGGTCGCCACACGCTGCATATCGGTGTATTCCCAAGCGCCCAAGTCAGGACGGCGGGCAATGCCGGTGAGACCGACACCACAGAGACGCAGGTGATAGTTGTTCAGGTGCCAGGACTCCTGCAGGATACCATCTCTCAGGTCAACACAGGTCTGCCGGTAGTTGGCCCGAGCTGCAATGTAGAGCGCACGGAGCAGGCCTGCGGGGTCATTCTTGAACTTCGCAACGTCGACCTCGGTCAAGTTACAGAAGCTCTTGTTGCCCAGTAGGATTTCCACACACGGGTTGCAGCCCCAGAACCATGGGGCACGGCGCCGAGCTGCCTCAGCATTGATGAACCCAGGCTCAGACCCTCCGGCCTCCAACATGAGCCCGAAGATGTGTTCCAGTTCTTTCTTGGAGGGCTTCTTCTTGAACAGCAGGGAGTTGTTGGATTGAGTCCGGTGAGCGTTGTCGTACAGCCAGAAGTCTTTCTTGGCGACGGCAAACTCTTCCCATTCCTCTTCGTCCACCGGGAAGATTGCAATCTCGGCACTGCGACGTGAACTCAATACGGTGCCCAGGTGGTTCTCAAGGTCGAGGATGTCCATCCGGTTCAGAAGACAGCCAGCCTTACGGTTCAGAATCTGTGCGATCTTCTCGTAGGCATGGGCAATCTGTTCGTCACCGGAGGAAATCCAGCCGTAACCAGCGAGACGTTCACCGGCAGGCCTGATTTGGGAGAAGTCAAGCACCAGCTTGTGCGCCGGGTACTTACCAGCAAGTAGCTTGCCGATAGACTTTGCCCAAGCCTTCGCGCTGTCTCCGACGGTGATTGTCCATACGCCATCCTTGAAGGTCTCAGTATTGTGTTCATTTCCACCTTTACCAGTTCGGGTTGACCGGATGACTTCGATTTCGGGAATGCGCTGCATGAACCCAGTCAGGGTTCCAATCACGGGGCTGAAGCCTACGCCACAGCCTTGCAGTAGAAGCCAGAGGCTATCCACTACGTCGTACACCGTCTCAATACGGAGGAACGAGCAGTTGAACTGAGAGGCTTCACGGGTCTTGGCGACATCAGTACCACCCAA
The window above is part of the Marinobacter sp. THAF197a genome. Proteins encoded here:
- a CDS encoding N-acetylmuramoyl-L-alanine amidase, producing MYRTRETTENIVVLSVGSASEDMTAWDVECLYRDLGVNGIGAHYVILRDGDVLNKNTYKAIRARDEVGNVDPRYNANSIFVVLVGSDDQYTEGQRAALNGLIGYLQEQYPEVEPLFHTIV
- a CDS encoding RusA family crossover junction endodeoxyribonuclease, encoding MYESHMLRVLPDLPLEPKGKLKLTAEVYYSNKLSDLDNALKPFIDCLQKRYLFNDNRIYKLEVEKFIVEKGAETIRFRLDPYTQEGDKDHVPHQRDDGEHRCPECGFSL
- a CDS encoding helix-turn-helix domain-containing protein: MASTQQVATSGKTQCQLIVEHVRKNGGITSWEAIQHYGITRLAARIYDLNNTGASMKAEEIGDGYVRYVPDYKARSEYYRRKIDNLMFHGSPSTIAEKLPQMTERYCQNLRLAIGKPRQLTLV
- a CDS encoding toprim domain-containing protein, which produces MEQESEFLQHEPCPGCGSKDNLARYTDGHAYCFGCEHWEPPEGGEVRANQSVDFEPVMGDYRPLQARLINQETCQKFGYRVARFNGKPVQVCDVRLPNQKLVAQKVKFQNKDFITLGQAKPKPLIGMHLFSGGKRLIITEGEIDMLTWSQVQGNKYPVVSLMNGAKSAKKCIADNLDYLANFDEIYLSFDMDEEGQQAVEQAAKLLLHKTVKVINLPLKDANEMLKAGRVEELMAAFWGAKKYKPAGLLSLKDIKELVRKPVEWGYPWFLDTLTKLTYGRRPGEVYFLGAGTGVGKTDVFTQSMAYDVKVLGHKVAAFYMEMAPAELGKRFAGKIAGRRFHIPDSGWTQEEMDAVLDDPGLDERLTIWDSWGCTDWDEIEPAIIYLASQGYTMFYIDHLTALATGGDKDEKEVLEDITARMAALAKRYGIILHVISHLTTPDRGPSHEEGGRVTIRQFKGSRAIGFWAHFMFGLERNQQADDLEERQTTILRILKDRYTGQATGETIRLSYDTDTGLLSQYTMGAFHNEQEEYGY
- a CDS encoding DUF6378 domain-containing protein, with amino-acid sequence MDTGEVKPFAGDILRKAADVIDERGKQRDGAGQERSMARTVATFNAMTGHKLTEEDGWLFMQYLKDARSRAGQFTEDDYLDKTAYAALQAECAITNHNHRIMRGQCS
- the nrdJ gene encoding ribonucleoside-triphosphate reductase, adenosylcobalamin-dependent produces the protein MTQSVRSQIVTRRTYNRPLNLEGTVFETWAETVNRVIGHQRWLWERAQGHELSHAQRMELNELRELMLDRKVSMSGRTLWLGGTDVAKTREASQFNCSFLRIETVYDVVDSLWLLLQGCGVGFSPVIGTLTGFMQRIPEIEVIRSTRTGKGGNEHNTETFKDGVWTITVGDSAKAWAKSIGKLLAGKYPAHKLVLDFSQIRPAGERLAGYGWISSGDEQIAHAYEKIAQILNRKAGCLLNRMDILDLENHLGTVLSSRRSAEIAIFPVDEEEWEEFAVAKKDFWLYDNAHRTQSNNSLLFKKKPSKKELEHIFGLMLEAGGSEPGFINAEAARRRAPWFWGCNPCVEILLGNKSFCNLTEVDVAKFKNDPAGLLRALYIAARANYRQTCVDLRDGILQESWHLNNYHLRLCGVGLTGIARRPDLGAWEYTDMQRVATSAAYSMADELGTPRPKNVTCVKPSGTLSKVMDTTEGVHKPLGRYIFNNVAFSKHDPLVEILKAANYRVFDHPTDPSAVLATLPVSWDDVPFDNVDGMEVNVESAVSQLERYKLLQQNWTQQNTSVTISYDPSEVPAIIKWLLDNWDVYVGVSFLYRTDPTKTAADLGYLYLPQEVVTKEVYEAYTSQLQPIVLDSEANSFDELLDAECAGGACPVR
- a CDS encoding exonuclease, with protein sequence MSETILLMDGDIFAFEAASVVEQEIDWGDGLWTLHSFFEDAFDHAVRRMEDLKKQLNADTIVFCWSDPAGRYWRHDVLPTYKQSRKGGRKPLALRPLKEALAEKYESFMRPGLEADDVMGILSTWDGYKPGAKKIIVSIDKDMKTIPGWLFNPQKDYQPWEVSKEEADYWHMFQTLMGDATDGYDGCPGIGPVIAEKHLTEVSKVVSYAHELKSGKRKGEIETRWTTDEADDLWDVVVSLFNKQGLCEEEALRQARVARILQANDYDFHAKEVKLWTPEK
- a CDS encoding DNA polymerase; this encodes MRLVADIETNGLLQSVSRFWCAVAIDRDSRKVYKFRPHQMSEFIDLIESATSVAFHNGIKYDHPALEKLSGRKVRRDNIIDTLVLSRLIFPNIGDKDTVLTRRYRKYEQLQGDLQHWQSMETDGYQQNKLKDIAWHLNTLEGKQMLPPKLFGAHSLKAWGYRLNRLKGDFAEQTDWQTYSEDMLDYCEQDVWVTLDLLELIDSKNYSERAIQLEHQICWVMAQQERNGFFFDVEKAERLEMELRLQQVQIERELKDIFGCWYQFTALKKPKKTICYKDPYMPDRTADAPFCEVKYVEFNPGSRQHIAKRLKDLYNWVPTVFTDGGQPKIDEEVLGDLPYPEAKALTRYFMVVKRLSQLADGEQAWTKCVTPEGFIHGSVNTGGAATGRATHSRPNVAQVPSGKVEYGPQCRELFTVPPGWKLFGSDASGLELRCLGHFMATFDGGAYIRELLEGDIHTANQMAAGLATRDLAKTFIYAFLYGAGDELIGAIVCPEGTPEEKVKAGRKIKRKFLDNTPAIRNLRDAVKAAAERGHLFGLDGRLIYVRSAHAALNFLLQGAGALVCKKWVVEIDRLMQERGFKHGWDGDYAFCAWVHDEVQIAFRGEHVAKALGEVVKEAIKITEEYFTFRCPLDCEFAVGDSWKETH